The genome window acacaacctccacacctccatcttcaccaggcccatcttaatcgccgcttcaacctccttcagattcgttcatacttctttctccacctcgactcaacttcaaaggCGGAGCCgtcactattccggcaacgctccaaccccctatttcaagccgcccaaacctccgctacaatcatctttcctccatctccaccttcacctccaccatctccaccactatcaccaccatctgaatcgaaaacatgaacagatctggagattctaagctggttaatatctggagattgagttttcactaaattctgcagcacagatcactaaatcctaaagagataatcactaaattgtactgagaatatcactaacttgtattggtttctagtttttattttaaaattggtttctatttgatcatgagcctatatatatatatatatatatataattataaaattaattagctctagaaaatataatgaatttaattaatattacaattataataataaaatttcaaagttTGCTTCagaaaaagttataaaaatatGGTCCtttaaatgataattttatCATGACAAGTTTTCTCTCAAAACAATGTCGGGGTAGCCGCTGATTCCTAGCATCCTGATATTAATGTTTCTAAATCcaaaaattaacttctgtttgatgattttttgtttaaatcaagtaattaataaaatacatttaattaGCAAGAATCCAAAAGgaattaatgaaaaatatacTACTAGAAGAAACTGTGTAGTGACAGCACGTTGCCTCCTCATAAATCAACAACCTTATATCATACACTACATGTATGTAACTATGTAAGTATCTAACTTATGTATTCATACATTTGTTTAGCTGTAAAATTATAGAAATGgtaatatagtaatataataatcaagatCACCCGGGAAATTGCCGCTACATACTTGGACAATCCGCCCTAGCTGCTTTGTTTGCCAGAAGAGAgagaaacaaaacaaattatacatatagAGAGAGAAAATCTCTCCATGGGTTTTTGTATCTATATCTCATTAATATTCTTGTAGCCAAAAACcccatttttatttattatcattttttcggTTTCATTTCACTGGCCcattattaataaatacaaGATTCTTTAAAGAAAGTGATAAAGTTGGGAACTTTTGATTCTGGGAGGCCTTTTGTGATCATGGGTGTTGTTGATTGATTCAAACAAGGATAAAGTTCTGATCTTtgggtttgtgtttgtgttttggGGAGTTTTGTTGTTTGAGTTGAGAGGTATGGAGCAAGAAACAGGCAAAAGCAAGAGGCTTTATCAGGTTTGGAGTGGGAGTAATGTAAGTTTCTATCTTGTATCGGATTTTTCaatgattttgtttttgttttgatgAAAAAGATTGTTATCATGTTACTTGAAATTGATTGTATGATGGTTCGGGGTGTTGATTATTATGGACTTATGGTTCAGATGCTGAGTAGAAATCATAATCATTAGCTTATTAGGATTTTGTGTTTTTCTCACTAAGCATGAAGTAGTGAGTTATATTTCAATTATAATCAGGATTTTATAGGCTAAAATTAATCTTGAGCTACTTTCTTGATTAAGAACTTCGAAACAATAGACTTTGAATTATGGAGGAGATGTTATAAACTTGTGTTGGGTGGAGATGAAGGTGAGAATGGTGTTTAAAAGAGATGAAAGTGAAAGAGTATGATAGTTTGAAGGGCGGAGCCACTAACGTGAGGATAAATTTTTATCTGCAGaccaaaataaaattgaaacagTAATAAATGATTAAGAACAGAGAATGTACTGATAAAATGCATGTGCAAGAACACCATGAAATTATGAAAGATAGATCAGTGAAAAGAACAGATTGAGGAATTGTAACTTGGGATCTGGCATCATatgacttattttttaaaatcaaagtgGGGGATGTTGCCCCCTCATGTCCCTCCATGTGTTCGCATATAGatatttataattccttttttttttaatatttattttgtgaaaGTATATGAGGGGAGAAGGAATGATCAACTGAGCAATTTGTTAATAAATTGGGAGGAAACTCTGGTTTGAACTTGTGGAATGGAACGGTGAGAGCAATGTATATTACGCATAAATGCCCATAAAACTGTTCAAATTTCATTTCTTTCCCACCCTATTCTACTGCAACCAACCAAAAGCAAAGGGTAATTCCTCCATCTTACTCTTTATTTGATGCAAAAAGTGAAATGTTTGCTGTGGATATCTGGTAGTAGGGAAGTTAAAGCCTATTACATGTTGCTAAGTAATGTTAATCATTTATGATAAGCAGTTCTGCATTCATATAAAGCCATCTTATATTTCTCAGTAGTTATTTGATTAGTGTATAGTGTTTCATTTGCCAAAAGTTTCCACTATTCATTTACTgaacttaaatttttatttctcaaaTGTTATCAGAAATTCTTCTGTGGGGGGAGATTGATCTTTGGCCCAGACGTGGGCTCTTTGTTTTTCACAGTACTACTAATTGCAGTGCCTGCACTAGTATTTTGTGTAAAAGTTTATGTTGATAAAGTCAGACACCATGCTAATCATTGGTACCCTATCCTCATTATTGGAGCTGGTCTCACCGTGCTGGTAAGTATTGTTTAGAACTGGTTCCCTGTACTTGTATGTTTCCAGATTGTCCACAGACTCTTTTACAAATTCATATTGTacattaaggcacaattatcaTCTATCTCTTCCTGCCACATGACTGCAACTGCATCCGGTGTACTGGCTGTACATATGTAACTAACCACATTAGCCTTCACTTTGAGTTATGCTTCCAATTGCAAAGAAAGACCTATAACCTACTGCTCCTCCCTAATAAATAAGGGTACCAATAACAGAGTACAGAAATTGACATTGTGAAAAATGTCATGAGGTCACATGACTATTACATATTGAACACCTCTAGTAACCTCTTCAGTCCAACATGACATGTCTGATTGAAGATTAAGTAGATGACAAACTTTATTGGGTAGGTGACCATGTACGAGGCATTCTATGTACACAGATTACAGATATCAAGTTAAGTTTATTTTCCTGaatagatattaaattttttatatgctAAAATAGATATGAAGATATTCCGATCACCAATGTAGTGCATAAAATAAACTTTTAGCTTGATGTTGACACTTTACGTATTAAATGAATCCTCAGACTGCTCTTGTCTTGATTATTCGCATAATAATGTTAAATGAATCAAGTGTAGCATTGGAAACATTCATTGGTATCTCAAGTGTCACTTTCTTAATATCCTCTGCAGGATATGATATTTCTCTTCATAACATCTAGCAGAGATCCTGGAATAGTTCCAAGGAGCTCTAATCCTCCTGAGTCGGATGATAATTATGATACGATGAATACACCTTCTATGGAGTGGGTCAACGGTAGAACACCTCACCTTAAACTACCTCGAACAAAGGATGTACTTGTGAATGGGCATGCAATTAAAGTTAAATACTGTGATACATGCATGCTATATCGACCTCCCCGTGCTTCTCATTGCTCAATTTGCAACAACTGTGTACAGAGATTCGATCATCACTGTCCATGGGTTGGTCAGTGCATTGGGATAGTAAGTTATTATTCGCTTTGTTCTTGAGAATTTTGCACTGCTTTATAGTATCTGCACTACTGAAGCTAAAGCTTGTCAATCTAGTATAGAACTTATCTTCTATTACCATCATagcatttgaaatgaaatttattttaatggaaatttatatatatatatatcagctgTAGCTTGACCCCTCATTCTATGAAGTAAAATTTGCAAGATTTGATAATGTAACAaactttgtttgtttgtttgtgaagttttgttattattattttttttaacaattagCTCTTTTTTCTTGATCTGGTTTCAGCGTAACTATCGGTTCTTCTACTTGTTCACATCAACGTCAACCATCTTGTGCATATTTGTATTTACCTGTTCATGGGTACGGCTCTATGAGCAGCACCATGGAAGGCTCTTAAAGTCAATTGCAAATGATATAATATCAGATATCCTCATAGTGTACTGCTTTGTCGCTGTTTGGTTTGTTGGTGGCCTCACAATTTTTCATTTCTATCTGATTTGCACGAATCAGGTgaattttcttcacaaaaataaTAGAAGTGTATGTATGAGTACTTAAAATGTTTTGTCTGTTCTAGTCATGCACGTCTCTTTATCATTTGTTagcatattaataaattataacctTAATGAATGAGACTAAAATAACGAAAGCTATTACTATATCTCATAGTCCAAATTTTAATGTAGAAAAAAAATTTCTACTTTACTGCAGGAACCTTtacacaaatttttatttactttatgTTTGTATGTATGGAAATCAGTCGCTGTTCGCCTAGTTGAATATATGGTAAGTTTGAGCTAAACCATCGAACCCCGTTAATTTGTCATATCAACAGCCCAGCCCTCCGCTCTAAAATAAGGTGGAAACCCCCCTCTTCCAGGTCCGAAATATCGACTGCTTTTGCGCTCTTTTCTAGAGCGTAAAGCTTTATTGCTTCAGCTATATTTTAGAGCGGGAGGATTGAAAAGCTGGGCTGCTGGTATTACAAATCAACAAGGTAGGATGAGTTGACTCAAAGTCATCATATGTCTAGTTGTGGCTATAAAATGGTTGTCAGGACCTTCCATGTTTTTAATTATGTATGTTGAAGAATTCAGATATCTCCTAAAAAGAAAGACCGGCATTTCATATATCATAATCATTGAACCATTCAAGCCTCTATTAATATAGATTTCCCTTCTCACTGATCGTAAATTATTGATCCAGAAGATTAAGTTCTTGCTTACTCCTAGAGAGCAACAGTGTTCTTAACTAGTGCTTTTTGCAGACTACGTATGAGAACTTTCGATACAAgtatgacaaaaaagaaaatccatATCACCAAGGAATGATACAAAACCTAAATGAAGTCTTTGTTCATAAGATCCCAGCTTCACTTAACGATTTCCGAGCATTCGTTGTGGAAGATGAGCATATGATGATGGAACCCTCTACTCCAAATCTTGTGAGAAGTTTGACTACCTCCAAGGAAAAAATCGACATTGAAAGCGGCAAGTTCACTGAAGACAATGGCTTTTCACTTCCTGAAATTCTGCAAAATTTGGATTATGATGAACTAGAGGATGACTTGAAGAGGAAGGAGTctgttgaaaaaaattattccgACCCATATTACCTACCTGCTGAAATCAGAAATTATATGCAAAAAACTGTTGGAGATGGTAATGATGAAGAGGAGAAATCTGATGAGTTTACTAGATCTTTTAAATCTACCAGATCACTTCCAGAAGTCTAGAGGTACTTGGGCTTCTTTTCCTTATGCATGCTATTTGTCCTATAATAGCATTATCTTCTTTCTAGTTCGAGAAAAGGAAATACAAAATTCTGTTTGATGTAAAAGATCACATGAATTTACTAATATGAACCTTGCTTCTTAGACAGATCAGATACTACCATTCCACATCTACTGATTCAAACCCATGCTAATGATGATTTAAATAACTATGAGTTTACTTGATACATTGTTAAAGTATGATTACCTCCAATTCTTGATATGGCTATCCTCATTCTTCTCTATATTCCCTTTCATGTTTTGTTTTCTCTCAATCATAATATCGTATATTGATTATGACTTTTGGGCTTTTGGCAGAAATTGCTAAGCTGAACAAGCCATTGATCTCTCTCCGAACCTGCATGCATGCTTACCATGTAAACCTTTATAACTAGTTAGAAAATATTACAATTAGTAAAAAGTGGAAAGGCTAAACATTCTGTACCTCTGTTACATAATTGATAATTTTCAGATGAATACATGTATTCATGCCTTGAATTCAGAAGCACAACTCATTTGTCTACATGCTCATGAGAAAGCATTGCCTCATCAACATGAAAATTAACCTCGGGAAGGGCCGTTCAATTGCTTTTGCTGTAAAAGAATTTAATACCTTATCTTCATGGTATTGAAGTCAAGCTAGATTGAAGAATGATATCTGGCAGGGAGAAAAATTCCATTTCATCCCTGCCCTTTTCTTGCATATTGTTGATGTCCCTGCTAGTTCAATAACTATGCAGTTGACAGTATTTACTTATGCAGCTCATTTGTTTGGATTTCAGACTATTCTCTTAAGCCGCAGAGACTTGAAAGCTCTTCAGTTGTAGAGGTTCACGACAAGTTGTTCATACGAAGATAACAGAGGCAGataaatttgatattatattgtCTTTCAGATTCAAGACAGGGAGCTGGTTGTAAGTTATAATGTCGTGTTCATAATAATGCAGGAATTTGCAAGAAAAATTTGCAGTAGTCCTGCAAGATGGATACAGAGTTTGGGTCgacaattatttttttcaatt of Daucus carota subsp. sativus chromosome 3, DH1 v3.0, whole genome shotgun sequence contains these proteins:
- the LOC108210813 gene encoding probable protein S-acyltransferase 4 — translated: MEQETGKSKRLYQVWSGSNKFFCGGRLIFGPDVGSLFFTVLLIAVPALVFCVKVYVDKVRHHANHWYPILIIGAGLTVLDMIFLFITSSRDPGIVPRSSNPPESDDNYDTMNTPSMEWVNGRTPHLKLPRTKDVLVNGHAIKVKYCDTCMLYRPPRASHCSICNNCVQRFDHHCPWVGQCIGIRNYRFFYLFTSTSTILCIFVFTCSWVRLYEQHHGRLLKSIANDIISDILIVYCFVAVWFVGGLTIFHFYLICTNQTTYENFRYKYDKKENPYHQGMIQNLNEVFVHKIPASLNDFRAFVVEDEHMMMEPSTPNLVRSLTTSKEKIDIESGKFTEDNGFSLPEILQNLDYDELEDDLKRKESVEKNYSDPYYLPAEIRNYMQKTVGDGNDEEEKSDEFTRSFKSTRSLPEV